A region of Triplophysa rosa linkage group LG16, Trosa_1v2, whole genome shotgun sequence DNA encodes the following proteins:
- the si:ch73-347e22.4 gene encoding uncharacterized protein si:ch73-347e22.4 isoform X1, translated as MDGKLPPWNSHGSQSSSIPYTPGECQEGRDFIGESMPSLSSCMSGAFRALLPDYHGTSSTTNCVKYSYSPDDHCVIRSGPGMSYIENTIERRDKLDFMKDPSDDASVTHMLPPKCTQYVPQEKYRDMDHGNSHNWTSVIKDALEMSNGMEMGQTLSANVCGPLVDLNPVYKEPQYKDLKPNKNQHGREVKRGQDPFGTVLSDGISKRSTANVQEMVMNQRTNIFAEGSSLSREELGVTDIRGHESVSLSGYYSSHTPHSLEGCIRYDEFSGSPFVKQPEEPTLQKTSHEPGLSCSPRKTTKICFKDAKVIHETISDNSAICGLHNFDAQKGSLQTEVTDGNTSVNSQPYPSNYNDQEEMVHQSNVSDANLFVSKLENKVSTSPNVEGIEGNLSMPERIETKGSVNTKNTELSLKVQAKFAPEIVSFSNQNSSSISEIISERSAFSNKMHIDDERKDSIQEQSESDEVCFQENNLKSETVTLESIDVKTDVCDLHVEEKQYPADQGTVLAPSGVKTQNSERCEQTFFNNAKESSYHSTLHNLQNILQRYKKPRKRKKSELEELNGQIDKSTKIGHCSLHESETLAGAVKQDASGCEEAEHDMTTLERDNLLKYDVSPPSQSGKRTPKKSKIMSVEEHFVTQSYVPELPCVSLDQPERVADTAETSQNPGYSSSEAFHEKHAPDAGNIRQMDNRNKPSKPVRKAVYGRKRKRISKLRLKAKISTILSVSQSNMSSPEEDFTSHSQVISSLQSSDIECKPAISRKSPNKNTLQTINEAQHTLQSSEDSPQTSKDCQTAFWEDIPSSLEADHMGFNIKKLQKARRPAIKAFVDKNDTTSLLDGESLVDSVSQTDSTLPTDSSNIQSPQNNPRKPRLKKRADVNEVAETFQESPAVFQQEHTTSPLSKFKENMETTKATRPVKGKRPVKKALRKNVSDDHETALLDVQSFAATLEQDLLSTAESEASAKKVQKMDSSSSLKKSRKKTVTKIKDEEEQTLEVNHTEHQQEDQSTIPDPIIASSAAQMTLKSKRPAKKGSRHQLETEHASALWDMQKQEDCVPTSFVHTTPKKSKKISDIKGNAMHIPADDQTMPQQNISSLLQESEASIVPLKKRRFRTPQTLATNDLLYTASPVQSNEGISPAIRNPADSATETDYFNVFNRQNIVKMKRSTKKMTRRKKNLIQAISSFEELSCPATEQKQNSVVTREKNKNPTLDHHFEKDIVNGTADQGESRVFVSAEDVTSIQSSPKKPKKNWLKQIEKNEQELHHSITETANNFKPAQEVDTMSNLPSVLKESVSETSEPNICEQKWKAAKRKSKRSKEIAEMNVFTLSQTKVKTEAVETDVMVTHRNMQNVSDGQTVKGLQCSEKDGSEVDQKDSSIKHEPTINRPKVIKAPKKKKRKAAKKKRKIPSMLPHRIKKEQEIYTPYNRIACDVHTQISDNKTKTSVLPEEPVKSNMFISRKSTRINSGLDVKTASDQVNSTATIDITESSTRLKQNLSSSMQAEDCKDLSNVPGILIKTKKRGRPRKHKLPVAHLEENIQVSDLSSRQGSTENTIQTATNPVKLNFVQRLKKKRGRKMKKRLTVKQLETDPSQQSVTDPSNITSSQSICRRGCKKNNLKAPGRNVRLSSLRVSSRISEQGKAETSSLQQNSTKVLKKVSLKTSRRGTGMKQKLGVKTTIQDKAVSDVKIEQMNCGKPGRRGRRRKVQCFDDLQTQLEPTQQLNDEMCGLLPSNVVKEEEPEQILLDAKITACTHLRSEKTPETEIANKVVKVDVFTQYSEKHVAMPNKKIVSKTKENAKKPLRCKYCGISFRHITAFVMHRRIHTGEKPYKCKSCGKTFAQLSKLKSHQNVHKQSDAFPCPCCNQMFLKRKDLLCHFKVHLQEVKTKSEQNERATSSVVPSKKLNVGHVCKICKKNFVSQVKLLTHMEVHEAEKPWTCKDCGKRFWNSSSLAVHEKSHWPVKPYACSICGKGFNLLKALKKHSREHTGEMPFSCSHCGHAFSALSALRMHQASKTCVAKRSDGESCDVEGFIVSQGAEGQVNTPVFFKCQICKQLFKKWCQYTLHLQTHTSSSPYLCFSCGQCYEKGSEVNVHCEVCCQSSGEEKTCGGSVSEILQSSELRSNNTSDSLQSTGEGEGTQTRANDLSEFLRRDAHESPIQRPTAQSPAHSEISCTSSLECIEISPSLWKFQCSRCGQRFERYRTLCAHMHTHAPAFRYTCGQCGQSFERWSKLWLHQRRHHVKGRCYSCAQCSLQFRFFSSYKEHMFEHAGQRPYACPLCPETFIQEESLHAHQYESHQLRESLKCDVCSKTFSSLRNLVKHSLLHNGSTSHACLLCGLSFTNTRALQQHLNKHAGYHGLPLPDVPSKPLSFPHQCKRCKAGFSTGDLLYAHQICHSRNARTKVRPDVQSTSKASVSQSLSQTNHVSNLKLDGVPSDKINVYSHPDRLYLTPSLFRERHRVIRLDSNGLVSDSHNTSPEINSNPSSSSVESAVNSQIDSTHLPQDTSSQETTNSESSIKDMANDSIQNTNKTSHKHQRSVFVETSINMEVETVHEESEESFECADCTEKLTSVLGLYEHYILHAFGDTYVQVH; from the exons ATGGATGGCAAGTTACCGCCATGGAATAGTCATGGAAGTCAAAGCAGCAGCATTCCCTATACACCAGGGGAATGTCAGGAG GGCCGTGACTTTATAGGAGAATCCATGCCGTCCCTGTCATCTTGTATGAGTGGAGCGTTTAGGGCTTTGTTACCAGATTACCATGGAACATCCTCAACCACAAATTGTGTCAAATATTCCTATTCTCCTGATGATCATTGTGTAATCAGAAGTGGTCCTGGAATGAGTTACATTGAGAACACAATAGAGAGAAGGGATAAACTGGATTTTATGAAAGACCCTTCAGACGATGCATCAGTCACACATATGCTTCCTCCAAAGTGTACGCAGTATGTGCCACAAGAAAAG TACAGAGATATGGACCACGGAAACTCACATAATTGGACGTCTGTCATCAAAGATGCTCTAGAGATGAGTAATGGAATGGAAATGGGACAGACTTTATCGGCGAATGTCTGTGGCCCCCTAGTGGACTTGAATCCTGTTTATAAAGAACCTCAATATAAAGACCTTAAACCAAATAAGAATCAGCATGGGCGAGAAGTTAAAAGAGGACAGGACCCCTTTGGTACTGTGTTGTCAGATGGCATCAGCAAACGTTCAACAGCAAATGTCCAGGAAATG GTGATGAACCAGAGGACAAACATCTTTGCTGAAGGATCATCTCTAAGCCGAGAGGAACTTGGAGTAACTGATATCAGAGGACATGAGTCAGTTTCACTATCAGGATATTATAGTTCACACACTCCTCATTCATTGGAAGGTTGTATAAGATATGATGAGTTTTCAGGCAGTCCTTTTGTCAAGCAGCCCGAGGAACCCACTCTACAGAAAACGTCACACGAACCTGGGCTATCATGCAGCCCTAGAAAAACCACAAAGATTTGCTTTAAAGATGCAAAAGTAATTCATGAAACCATTTCTGACAATTCTGCTATATGTGGTCTTCATAATTTTGATGCCCAAAAGGGCAGTCTACAGACAGAGGTTACGGATGGAAATACATCAGTTAATTCACAACCTTATCCTTCGAACTATAATGATCAAGAGGAGATGGTTCACCAAAGTAATGTCTCTGACGCAAACCTCTTTGTCAGTAAACTGGAAAACAAAGTGTCCACCTCACCAAATGTGGAAGGGATTGAGGGCAATCTGTCCATGCCAGAACGAATTGAAACTAAAGGGTCagttaacacaaaaaatactgAACTCAGTTTGAAGGTGCAAGCAAAGTTTGCTCCTGAAATTGTTTCCTTTTCAAATCAGAACTCATCTTCCATCTCAGAGATCATTTCAGAGCGATCTGCTTTTTCCAACAAAATGCACATTGATGATGAACGTAAGGATTCTATACAAGAACAAAGCGAAAGTGATGAGGTTTGTTTTCAAGAGAACAATTTGAAGAGTGAGACAGTGACATTAGAGTCCATAGATGTCAAGACGGATGTATGTGACCTTCATGTTGAGGAGAAACAATACCCAGCAGATCAAGGTACGGTACTCGCCCCATCTGgagtaaaaacacaaaattctgAAAGGTGTGAACAGACATTTTTCAACAATGCTAAAGAAAGCAGTTATCATTCAACCCTACATAATCTACAGAATATATTGCAAAGGTACAAGAAACCAAGAAAACGAAAAAAATCTGAGCTTGAGGAATTAAATGGACAGATAGATAAATCCACTAAAATAGGTCACTGTTCTCTGCATGAATCAGAAACATTGGCGGGTGCTGTGAAACAAGATGCAAGTGGATGTGAAGAAGCTGAACATGACATGACTACATTGGAAAGGGACAACTTACTTAAATATGATGTAAGCCCACCTTCACAGAGTGGAAAAAGAACTCCAAAGAAAAGCAAAATTATGTCTGTGGAGGAACATTTTGTTACACAGAGTTATGTACCTGAATTACCATGTGTTTCACTTGATCAACCTGAGAGGGTGGCAGATACAGCAGAGACCTCACAAAACCCTGGTTACAGCAGCTCTGAAGCTTTTCATGAAAAACATGCACCAGATGCTGGGAACATAAGACAAATGGATAATAGGAATAAACCATCAAAACCTGTCAGAAAGGCTGTTTACGGAAGGAAACGGAAGAGGATTTCAAAGTTACGTTTAAAAGCAAAAATCTCAACTATTCTTAGCGTGTCCCAAAGCAATATGTCATCTCCAGAAGAGGACTTTACATCACATTCTCAGGTCATCTCTAGTCTACAGAGCAGTGATATTGAATGCAAACCAGCAATATCACGAAAATCCCCAAACAAGAATACTTTGCAAACAATAAATGAAGCTCAACACACGTTACAAAGCAGCGAAGATTCACCTCAAACATCCAAAGACTGTCAAACTGCATTTTGGGAAGATATTCCCAGTTCTCTTGAGGCCGACCACATGGGCTTCAACATAAAGAAACTTCAGAAGGCAAGAAGACCTGCTATAAAGGCCTTTGTGGACAAAAATGATACAACTAGTCTTCTGGATGGAGAGTCTTTAGTAGACTCTGTTAGTCAAACTGATTCAACCTTGCCGACAGACTCCTCAAACATTCAGAGCCCTCAGAATAACCCGAGGAAACCAAGACTAAAGAAAAGAGCAGATGTCAACGAGGTTGCTGAAACATTCCAAGAGAGTCCAGCGGTGTTCCAACAAGAGCATACCACATCGCCATTATCAAAATTTAAGGAAAACATGGAAACGACCAAGGCCACAAGACCTGTGAAAGGAAAAAGACCTGTGAAAAAGGCTTTGAGAAAGAATGTAAGTGATGATCATGAAACCGCTCTTTTGGATGTACAGTCTTTCGCAGCCACTCTGGAGCAAGATTTACTTTCAACTGCAGAAAGCGAAGCATCTGCCAAAAAAGTCCAAAAAATGGACTCCTCAAGCAGTCTAAAGAAGTCAAGAAAAAAGACGGTCACCAAAATCAAAGATGAGGAAGAGCAAACACTAGAGGTAAACCATACTGAGCACCAGCAGGAAGATCAGTCTACAATACCTGATCCCATCATTGCGTCTTCTGCTGCACAGATGACTTTAAAATCCAAAAGACCTGCCAAAAAGGGGAGTAGACACCAACTGGAGACTGAACATGCAAGTGCTCTTTGGGACATGCAGAAACAAGAAGACTGCGTTCCAACATCATTTGTTCACACAACaccaaaaaaatccaagaaaatcTCTGATATTAAAGGTAATGCAATGCATATACCTGCAGATGATCAAACAATGCcccaacaaaacatttcatcTCTACTTCAAGAATCTGAAGCCAGCATTGTTCCTCTGAAGAAAAGAAGATTCAGAACACCGCAAACACTTGCTACAAATGATTTGCTTTACACAGCCAGTCCTGTTCAATCAAATGAAGGGATTTCTCCAGCCATTAGGAATCCAGCTGATTCAGCCACAGAAACTGACTATTTTAATGTGTTCAATCGACAAAACATAGTAAAGATGAAAAGATCAACAAAGAAAATGACAAGacgcaaaaaaaatcttattcaAGCAATCAGCAGTTTCGAAGAACTGTCCTGTCCAGCAACTGAGCAGAAACAAAATTCTGTTGTAACCAGAGAGAAAAATAAGAATCCAACACTAGATCATCACTTTGAGAAGGACATTGTGAATGGAACAGCAGATCAGGGAGAAAGCCGTGTGTTTGTCTCTGCTGAAGACGTTACAAGCATTCAGAGCTCCCCGAAGAAGCCAAAGAAAAACTGGCTGAAGCAAATAGAAAAGAATGAGCAAGAATTACATCATAGCATCACTGAAACAGCAAATAACTTTAAGCCAGCGCAGGAAGTAGACACAATGTCAAATCTTCCATCTGTTTTGAAGGAGTCAGTCTCTGAGACTTCAGAACCAAACATCTGCGAGCAGAAGTGGAAGGCTGCTAAAAGGAAATCGAAAAGGTCCAAggaaattgcagaaatgaatgTATTTACTCTTTCCCAAACTAAAGTAAAAACTGAAGCTGTTGAAACGGATGTTATGGTCACCCATAGAAACATGCAAAATGTCTCTGATGGTCAGACCGTGAAAGGATTACAGTGCTCTGAAAAAGATGGTTCTGAGGTTGACCAGAAAGACAGTTCAATCAAACACGAGCCTACAATAAACAGACCTAAAGTCATTAAAGCTCCCAAGAAAAAGAAACGAAAAGCTGCTAAAAAGAAGAGGAAAATACCAAGCATGTTACCTCACAGAATTAAAAAAGAGCAAGAAATATACACTCCCTATAACAGAATTGCCTGTGATGTTCATACCCAAATATCTGATAACAAAACGAAGACATCAGTTCTACCAGAAGAGCCAGTGAAGTCAAATATGTTCATCTCAAGAAAATCAACCCGTATCAACTCAGGTCTAGACGTTAAAACTGCATCAGACCAGGTCAACAGCACAGCCACTATAGACATCACTGAGAGTTCTACAAGACTAAAGCAGAATCTGTCTAGTTCCATGCAAGCTGAAGATTGTAAAGACCTAAGCAATGTCCCTGGGATTTTAATAAAGACAAAGAAACGAGGAAGACCCAGAAAACACAAGTTACCAGTAGCACATTTAGAAGAAAACATCCAGGTCTCAGATCTCTCTTCACGTCAAGGCAGCACTGAAAATACCATCCAAACAGCAACTAATCCAGTCAAGCTGAATTTTGTTCAACGCCTTAAAAAGAAAAGGGgaagaaaaatgaagaaaaggttAACTGTTAAACAGTTAGAAACTGATCCCTCACAACAGAGTGTTACTGATCCGAGTAACATAACTTCATCACAGAGCATCTGTAGACGTGGATGTAAAAAGAATAACTTGAAAGCACCAGGTAGAAACGTCAGGTTATCCTCTTTGAGAGTATCCAGCAGAATATCCGAACAGGGAAAAGCTGAAACATCTTCACTCCAACAAAATTCCACAAAAGTGTTGAAGAAGGTATCGTTGAAAACATCTAGACGGGGGACAGGGATGAAACAAAAACTCGGTGTCAAAACAACAATACAAGACAAAGCTGTGTCGGATGTAAAGATTGAACAGATGAATTGTGGAAAACCTGGTCGGAGAGGACGGCGAAGGAAAGTGCAGTGCTTTGATGATTTACAAACCCAACTTGAACCAACGCAACaattaaatgatgaaatgtgTGGCTTACTTCCTAGCAATGTGGTCAAGGAGGAGGAGCCCGAACAAATTCTTTTGGATGCAAAGATCACAGCATGTACTCATCTCAGATCAGAAAAAACACCCGAGACTGAAATCGCTAATAAGGTTGTGAAAGTGGATGTCTTTACGCAGTACAGTGAAAAACACGTTGCAATGCCAAACAAGAAAATTGTCTCCAAGACTAAAGAAAACGCAAAGAAACCTCTTAGATGCAAATACTGTGGAATTTCATTTCGGCACATCACAGCATTCGTCATGCACCGACGCATTCATACGGGTGAAAAGCCCTACAAGTGCAAGTCCTGCGGTAAAACTTTTGCtcagctgtctaaactgaagtCCCACCAAAACGTACATAAGCAAAGTGACGCTTTCCCATGTCCTTGCTGTAACCAAATGTTCTTGAAGAGAAAAGATTTGCTGTGTCATTTTAAAGTACATCTTCAAGAAGTGAAAACAAAATCTGAGCAGAACGAGAGAGCTACTTCTTCGGTTGTGCCTTCAAAAAAGCTAAACGTCGGCCACGTTTGCAAAATCTGTAAGAAAAACTTTGTAAGCCAAGTCAAATTGCTTACTCACATGGAAGTGCACGAAGCAGAGAAGCCTTGGACATGTAAAGACTGCGGGAAGAGGTTTTGGAATTCTTCTAGCCTCGCCGTTCACGAGAAAAGCCACTGGCCTGTTAAGCCGTATGCTTGCTCGATCTGCGGGAAAGGTTTCAACCTGCTCAAGGCACTGAAAAAGCACTCTCGAGAGCACACGGGTGAGATGCCGTTCTCCTGCAGTCACTGCGGCCACGCATTCAGTGCCCTGTCTGCGCTTAGGATGCATCAAGCGTCCAAAACGTGCGTCGCGAAGAGAAGTGATGGGGAGAGTTGTGACGTTGAGGGTTTCATTGTGAGTCAAGGAGCTGAGGGTCAAGTGAACACACCGGTTTTCTTCAAGTGCCAAATATGCAAACAGCTCTTCAAAAAATGGTGCCAGTACACTCTTCACCTTCAGACTCACACCAGTTCATCTCCATACCTTTGTTTTTCTTGCGGACAGTGTTATGAGAAGGGTTCAGAGGTCAATGTTCATTGTGAGGTGTGCTGCCAGTCTAGCGGGGAGGAGAAAACGTGTGGAGGGTCAGTCTCTGAAATCTTGCAAAGCTCTGAATTGCGTTCAAACAATACCTCGGATTCTTTACAGAGTACAGGAGAAGGGGAAGGTACACAAACAAGAGCCAATGACCTTTCAGAATTTTTGAGAAGAGATGCTCACGAATCACCCATCCAACGCCCAACTGCCCAATCACCCGCTCACTCTGAAATAAGCTGTACCTCCTCTCTAGAATGTATTGAAATCTCTCCAAGCCTTTGGAAATTTCAGTGTTCACGTTGCGGTCAGCGTTTCGAGCGATACAGAACGTTATGCGCTCATATGCATACCCACGCTCCTGCTTTCAGATACACATGCGGACAATGTGGACAATCCTTTGAGCGGTGGAGTAAACTTTGGTTGCATCAGCGACGTCATCACGTGAAAGGCCGTTGCTACTCTTGCGCACAGTGCAGTCTGCAGTTTCGCTTCTTTAGCTCTTATAAAGAGCACATGTTCGAGCACGCGGGCCAGAGACCGTACGCATGTCCGCTATGTCCCGAAACCTTCATCCAGGAGGAAAGTTTACACGCTCACCAATACGAGTCTCATCAGCTTCGTGAAAGTCTCAAGTGTGACGTCTGTTCTAAGACCTTCAGTAGTTTAAGAAACTTAGTCAAGCACAGTCTTCTGCACAACGGTTCTACCTCTCACGCTTGTCTCCTTTGCGGTCTCTCGTTCACAAATACAAGAGCATTACAGCAACACTTGAACAAGCACGCCGGTTATCACGGACTGCCGCTGCCCGACGTCCCCTCAAAACCGCTTAGTTTCCCCCATCAATGCAAGAGATGCAAAGCTGGTTTCTCGACTGGAGATTTGCTCTACGCTCATCAGATATGTCATTCAAGGAATGCAAGAACTAAAGTCCGTCCAGATGTTCAGTCTACCTCAAAAGCATCAGTTTCACAATCCCTCTCTCAAACAAATCACGTATCGAACCTCAAGCTGGATGGCGTACCCagtgataaaataaatgtttattcccATCCTGACAGGCTCTATCTGACCCCTAGTTTATTCCGAGAAAGACATCGAGTCATTCGTTTGGACTCTAATGGACTCGTCTCAGACTCCCACAATACCAGTccagaaataaactcaaatcCATCATCCAGCAGTGTAGAATCTGCAGTCAACTCTCAAATTGACAGCACACATCTACCTCAGGACACATCGAGTCAAGAAACCACAAACTCAGAGTCAAGCATTAAAGACATGGCAAATGATAGCATTCagaatacaaataaaaccagCCATAAGCATCAGAGGTCTGTGTTTGTGGAGACCAGCATTAACATGGAGGTTGAAACTGTCCATGAAGAGTCAGAGGAGAGTTTTGAATGTGCAGATTGTACTGAAAAACTAACCAGTGTTTTGGGCCTTTACGAACATTACATACTTCATGCATTTGGGGACACATATGTACAAGTACATTGA